A single window of Leishmania panamensis strain MHOM/PA/94/PSC-1 chromosome 35 sequence DNA harbors:
- a CDS encoding hypothetical protein (TriTrypDB/GeneDB-style sysID: LpmP.35.1330), with product MQPGVSEMARGSYRTLHTSASAARRPKTDYGILLEAKRRSEGTINRKSASTRSCAAAEQAGQRLSSPRRRGVREAGNVIHPTTTWTQRTTSLLPTPRGQCTPMLQNGRTSPRGEQHVGRAVSDEKMDDAASALLSELQQVVVRVSHQMVDERRRAAQQRKQIDTLETIVAEQDAMLDALRTQHNAAQYEKCYQNELRCRGVDSVQPKGYNRESCRTSEWRISAAQVDDCVCAEFRRLSLIYESSPFSGFDEVSPIIAAVLRSLATQVLQLRCAARENEVKASSLSRGESSFAFQLPAGSAPLVTAPAVSSPSVMLSFNRHAPAANCSNASAVDRVTPTMAPEAQTKASVSATPAAGPHHASLGSASLTNGEEGKLFCVDMDTGMNTTVRAAARPASEASVSVSNSVCEDAASILSDIRARYGL from the coding sequence ATGCAACCGGGCGTCAGCGAGATGGCCCGCGGCTCGTACAGGACGCTCCACACGTCGGCAAGCGCGGCACGTCGACCCAAAACGGACTACGGCATCCTGCTAGAGGCTAAGCGTCGTAGCGAAGGCACGATCAACCGCAAGAGCGCAAGCACAAGAtcgtgcgctgcggcagagcagGCAGGACAACGGCTAAGCTCCCCGCGCCGGCGCGGCGTTCGGGAGGCTGGGAATGTGATACATCCTACAACGACTTGGACGCAAAGGACGACCTCTTTGCTGCCTACCCCTCGTGGTCAGTGTACTCCCATGTTGCAGAACGGCCGAACGTCCCCTCGTGGTGAGCAGCACGTAGGAAGAGCTGTCTCAGATGAGAAGATGGATGACGCTGCCTCCGCACTGCTCTCAGAGCTCCAGCAGGTGGTAGTGCGTGTCTCGCATCAGATGGTCGAcgagcgccgccgtgccgctcAACAGCGCAAGCAGATCGATACGCTTGAGACGATCGTGGCGGAGCAAGACGCGATGCTAGATGCGCTACGAACGCAACACAATGCTGCGCAGTACGAGAAATGCTACCAGAACGAGTTGCGTTGCCGAGGTGTCGATTCTGTTCAGCCAAAGGGGTACAATCGTGAGAGTTGCCGCACATCGGAATGGCGCATTTCAGCTGCGCAAGTGGACGACTGTGTCTGCGCTGAGTTCCGCCGCCTCTCGCTCATTTACGAGTCATCTCCTTTTAGCGGGTTTGACGAGGTAAGTCCCATTATCGCTGCCGTGTTGCGGTCACTGGCGACGCAGGTGCTTCAGCTGCGGTGCGCGgcgagagaaaacgaagTAAAAGCAAGCAGTCTCTCAAGAGGTGAATCATCGTTTGCGTTTCAGCTTCCTGCTGGATCCGCGCCCCTTGTAACTGCACCAGCAGTTTCGTCTCCCTCTGTTATGCTGAGCTTCAACAGGCACGCCCCCGCTGCCAATTGCAGCAACGCAAGCGCCGTGGACCGCGTGACGCCCACGATGGCTCCAGAAGCGCAAACGAAAGCTTCCGTGTCTGCAACACCCGCGGCAGGACCGCACCATGCCTCTTTGGGGAGTGCTAGTCTCACAAATGGTGAGGAAGGTAAGTTGTTCTGCGTCGATATGGACACCGGCATGAATACCACAgtccgtgcagcagcacgccccGCGTCAGAGGCGAGCGTATCAGTGTCAAACTCCGTGTGCGAGGATGCAGCCTCCATCCTGTCGGACATACGTGCTCGCTACGGTCTGTAG
- a CDS encoding hypothetical protein (TriTrypDB/GeneDB-style sysID: LpmP.35.1360) produces MYMRRIHTVAPQGVVNKIESTAKARKETMPRLCVEYSKSGRAKCSNTSCGKKIEKHELRIGTEVIMQFRDEEIESWKWRHLCCFTERQLSNAKETGDINAIQGEDDLAPADKALLQEMREGRLVGDTSILGRIGDVTHSPVADELKGKGGKVAKSKAKASLSADNRGSPSATAGEKRPRLPLRKANMTNATTKDDDADSEATDEYEVAVETVTGNLKCPYGANCFRTNQEHFRQYTHGDENGTAADAAVPSDHSGAKLKPVIKRKKT; encoded by the coding sequence ATGTACATGCGAAGGATACACACTGTTGCGCCACAGGGAGTTGTTAACAAAATAGAAAGCACAGCGAAAGCACGAAAAGAGACAATGCCAAGGTTGTGCGTGGAGTATTCCAAATCAGGACGGGCCAAGTGCTCGAACACGTCGTGTGGTAAAAAAATTGAGAAACATGAGCTACGCATCGGGACCGAGGTGATCATGCAATTTAGGGACGAGGAAATCGAGTCCTGGAAGTggcgccacctctgctgttTTACGGAGCGACAGCTGAGCAACGCAAAGGAGACTGGTGACATCAACGCCATCCAAGGCGAGGACGATCTAGCACCTGCCGATAAGGCGCTCTTGCAGGAGATGCGTGAAGGTAGGTTGGTGGGTGACACGTCCATCCTTGGGCGCATCGGTGACGTCACACACTCCCCTGTTGCCGACGAACTGAAGGGAAAGGGCGGCAAGGTCGCCAAGTCAAAGGCGAAGGCAAGCCTCTCTGCTGACAATAGGGGCTCGCCTTCCGCTACTGCTGGCGAGAAGCGACCACGTTTGCCGCTTCGCAAAGCAAACATGACGAATGCGACGACGAAAGATGATGATGCTGATTCCGAAGCGACAGACGAGTACGAAGTAGCTGTTGAGACTGTGACAGGAAATCTGAAGTGCCCGTATGGCGCCAATTGCTTTCGCACAAACCAGGAGCACTTCCGGCAGTACACACATGGCGATGAGAATGGCACCGCAGCGGATGCTGCAGTACCGTCTgaccacagcggcgccaaACTCAAACCTGTGATTAAGCGAAAAAAGACATAG
- a CDS encoding hypothetical protein (TriTrypDB/GeneDB-style sysID: LpmP.35.1300) has protein sequence MADTYESLATEKRLTPEELDRQVERLTAPRRAVELRDPFEVCPTKRISAEALSKMTDRLYTQSLQHKQELLAAAEQVAYGVHTRGTALSGSPLTPEDQEQSVKRMFHDTLERKRRNMEQLRRQYRYHSPADKTKVPLKTFVQHMYYDRLEAEKKTEKYLYDTYLAPTAIHTGTISRVQADETSNRLCTTK, from the coding sequence ATGGCCGACACATACGAGAGCCTTGCCACCGAAAAGCGACTTACGCCGGAGGAGCTGGACAGGCAGGTTGAGCGCCTCACGGCGCCACGGCgtgcggtggagctgcgtgATCCGTTCGAAGTGTGTCCGACGAAGAGGAtctcggcggaggcgctgtcgAAGATGACGGACCGTCTATATACCCAAAGCCTCCAGCACAAGCAAGAGCTTCttgcagcggcagagcaaGTCGCTTACggtgtgcacacgcgcggcaCGGCACTCAGCGGTTCACCACTTACCCCAGAGGACCAGGAGCAATCAGTGAAGCGAATGTTCCATGATACGCTTGAGCGGAAGCGGAGGAACATGGAGCAACTTCGGCGTCAATACCGGTATCACAGCCCCGCCGACAAAACAAAGGTCCCGCTCAAAACGTTCGTGCAGCATATGTACTACGACCGCCTCGAAGCCGAAAAAAAGACGGAGAAGTACCTGTACGACACCTACCTGGCACCAACAGCAATTCACACCGGCACGATTTCGCGCGTGCAGGCTGATGAGACATCGAATCGCCTCTGCACCACAAAAtaa
- a CDS encoding hypothetical protein (TriTrypDB/GeneDB-style sysID: LpmP.35.1310), producing MADAAAYLKLGKKIQCNRFGRAGVARVEATVIKGDGYATTAGNRGTAGVDATSSSSTSGLVVVQVNDAQREIQQLPMKRKRVAKRSRCDSDEEDPLAAPLAMSSVTVTDAPVTNICEPLSDVLATRDVTLDDGLNLANVASPTAPVPPVEGVAQRTNLMAKWFPAFLQERKLDAAVAPSMMFVEATVERVNKMREYVLILRYGIEDVESLLEETRQAQSIVWNKESTDCTSTHQRQRRECWDLTGKDVRALVRSVGLPRFTQALAEFSDVVFNSRLSAAAAVYSILSRRRRVGTPMDYNIKAWHEYLNTHGPQRGYAPRLSDLLWLSAASTSAMFTATASRLLRGARSCTKPTSVSDAAEDDRASYAESENDSRSSDRPRFFDNTENAAEEEEPVTTRIGWLSASVTFPPTLSPDQRALLSFLRFLMPTSHTSLERTSSAGYGVWLFAAFSALDIPLDPDTDRLAHDLFRTCCRHLRTLADWQGVSGSTRDLLLRKLHPRTQATAPPLYASLDDICREDVLALYTIVVVLARFFRQNQDHFIPL from the coding sequence AtggccgacgccgccgcgtacCTCAAGCTTGGTAAGAAGATTCAGTGTAATCGATTTGGAAGAGCCGGTGTGGCTCGAGTGGAAGCAACTGTCATTAAAGGCGACGGATATGCGACAACTGCTGGTAACCGCGGCACCGCTGGCGTAGATGCCACTTCAAGCAGCTCTACAAGTGGTTTAGTAGTGGTGCAGGTGAATGACGCCCAGCGAGAGATACAGCAGCTGCCCATGAAGCGGAAAAGAGTAGCGAAGCGATCGCGCTGTGACAGTGACGAAGAGGACCCACTTGCAGCACCACTTGCGATGTCGAGCGTCACGGTGACGGATGCGCCTGTGACAAACATATGCGAACCCCTTTCAGATGTTTTGGCCACCAGGGATGTAACTCTTGATGATGGATTGAATTTGGCCAACGTGGCATCGCCcacggcaccggtgccgccggTAGAAGGGGTGGCCCAGCGCACCAATCTCATGGCGAAGTGGTTCCCTGCATTCTTGCAGGAGCGCAAGCTtgacgcggcggtggcaccctCGATGATGTTTGTGGAGGCAACTGTCGAGCGCGTCAACAAGATGCGTGAATACGTTCTTATCCTGCGCTATGGAATTGAGGATGTGGAGTCCCTCTTGGAAGAAACACGGCAAGCACAGTCGATAGTGTGGAATAAAGAGTCGACAGACTGTACTTCGACTCatcagcggcaacggcgagaGTGCTGGGATCTGACAGGCAAGGATGTTcgcgcgctggtgcgctcCGTTGGTCTTCCGCGCTTCACCCAGGCGCTCGCCGAGTTTTCCGATGTGGTCTTCAACTCACGTttgtcagctgctgccgccgtctaCAGCATCTTATCTCGGCGGCGTCGCGTTGGTACGCCGATGGACTACAACATCAAAGCCTGGCATGAGTATCTCAACACTCACGGACCACAAAGAGGGTACGCGCCACGCCTTTCCGATCTTCTCTGGTTGAGTGCAGCGAGCACCTCAGCGATGTTCACTGCTACGGCAAGTCGGCTGTTGCGTGGCGCACGGTCTTGCACGAAGCCGACCAGTGTGTCAGATGCTGCCGAGGACGACAGAGCATCGTACGCAGAGTCCGAGAACGACTCTAGGTCCTCGGATCGACCGAGGTTCTTCGACAACACCGAGAATGCcgctgaagaggaggagccgGTGACGACGCGCATCGGGTGGTTGTCGGCGTCCGTTACTTTTCCACCTACACTAAGTCCTGATCAGCgggcgcttctctcttttctacGGTTTCTGATGCCAACCTCCCACACGTCATTGGAGCGTACGAGTTCGGCAGGTTACGGGGTGTGGCTCTTCGCGGCCTTTAGCGCACTCGATATCCCCCTCGACCCTGACACAGATCGCCTCGCACATGACCTATTCCGCACTTGCTGTCGACACCTCCGCACACTCGCAGATTGGCAAGGTGTCTCCGGGAGCACCCGCGACTTGCTACTAAGGAAGCTGCACCCTCGTACACAGGCCACGGCGCCACCGTTGTATGCTTCCCTCGACGACATTTGCAGGGAGGATGTGCTGGCGCTCTACACCATCGTCGTTGTCCTGGCCCGCTTTTTCCGTCAGAATCAAGACCATTTCATACCCCTGTGA
- a CDS encoding N-acetyltransferase subunit Nat1, putative (TriTrypDB/GeneDB-style sysID: LpmP.35.1350): MSLAPSTLPADQQRLFDRMNREYSNREYSKALRTSESILSIVPDHVDTFAGRGLVLYNMDRQEEGYESIKQAILLNPKSMVAWHALGMCQRLDKKFGEALKAFKRALTFDPTNTEVLRDLASVCIQLRDWPLFLEAREKMVMAKASVRANWVALSCGHRILGHSRIAAAVMDTMASIMDTGDTPVEVSEAQLYRVELELESGAPQRALELLKKHDIDIIDVETKLLLRAKAHAQLGQRSEAEKRYMEVIAMGVSEADSIAALAHLQKIPLDRYLRPAVGYTEKYMEIIDRVLKAYPKCDYAKRHALDCGPIGEFSERLAVFVTPYIQRMIPSLFSVLKSLYVDAERAAKMGDFFAALEQELEAKDFSRFGGEASPCYILWVRTFLASHYRRTGDYALAHAYIEKAIAHTPTLELLYLEKAKILAREGKTAEAAEQADMARRLDLQDKYLNSKAAKYYFRDNQVEKGEATMQLFYKPSVVAGDTYLTALESQCYWYEREVGEAFYRKGDYISALQNLLMFERHHEQNHCELSDFHNYVFRRNTMRPWFDVLDCDDNMGRNKFFLKFCPAIVRTYMRIHENGEEAVRAAHVPRPELKFDEVAAGEVKRVKQLHADYYMSDVDLSEPLVKASRYMGHLLDHRNAEASTHTLAIELYTAADKPLLVARALLALHRQQYNKARDLVMAFKTGMYTTTTMDPRVRAIVDEILTIVSV, from the coding sequence ATGTCGTTAGCGCCGTCCACGCTCCCGGCggatcagcagcgcctgttCGACCGGATGAATCGTGAATACTCAAATCGAGAGTACAgcaaggcgctgcgcacatCGGAGAGTATTCTCAGCATCGTTCCAGATCATGTGGACACGTTTGCCGGCCGCGGGCTTGTCCTGTACAACATGGACAGACAAGAGGAAGGCTACGAATCCATTAAGCAGGCCATTCTCCTCAACCCCAAATCGATGGTAGCCTGGCACGCGTTAGGCATGTGCCAGCGGCTCGATAAGAAGTTTGGCGAGGCACTCAAAGCGTTCAAGCGTGCGTTAACCTTTGATCCGACGAACACAGAAGTTCTGCGCGATTTGGCGTCGGTGTGCATTCAACTGCGGGACTGGCCTCTGTTCCTTGAGGCGCGCGAGAAGATGGTCATGGCAAAGGCGAGCGTGCGTGCAAACTGGGTGGCACTCTCATGCGGCCACCGCATTCTAGGCCACAGCAGGATTGCCGCAGCTGTCATGGACACCATGGCGTCCATCATGGACACTGGTGACACTCCCGTCGAAGTGAGCGAGGCACAGTTGTATCGTGTTGAGCTCGAGCTGGAAAGCGGGGCTCCACAGCGTGCGTTGGAGCTACTTAAAAAACACGACATCGACATAATCGACGTGGAAACcaagttgctgctgcgcgccaaggcgcacgcgcagctcggTCAGCGGagtgaggcagagaagcgctACATGGAGGTGATTGCGATGGGTGTATCGGAGGCGGACAGCATCGCAGCACTGGCTCACCTGCAGAAGATCCCTCTCGACCGTTACCTTCGTCCGGCTGTGGGGTACACGGAGAAGTACATGGAGATCATTGACCGTGTGCTGAAGGCCTACCCAAAGTGCGACTACGCAAAACGTCACGCGCTGGACTGTGGGCCAATCGGAGAGTTCAGTGAGCGCCTCGCTGTTTTCGTCACCCCCTACATCCAGCGCATGATTCCGTCTTTGTTCAGCGTGCTCAAGTCGCTGTACGTGGATGCCGAGCGAGCGGCAAAAATGGGTGACTTCTTCGCGgcgctggagcaggagctTGAGGCGAAGGACTTCTCCCGTTTTGGCGGGGAGGCGAGCCCGTGCTACATTCTCTGGGTGCGCACGTTTCTCGCATCGCACTACCGCCGCACCGGCGACTACGCGCTGGCCCATGCCTACATTGAAAAAGCTATCGCCCACACACCGACACTAGAACTGCTTTACCTGGAAAAGGCGAAGATTCTTGCGCGAGAGGGCAAGACGGCCGAGGCCGCCGAGCAGGCAGATATGGCGAGGAGGTTGGACTTGCAGGACAAGTACTTAAATAGCAAGGCAGCCAAGTACTACTTCCGCGACAACCAGGTGGAGAAGGGTGAGGCAACGATGCAGCTCTTCTACAAACCGTCCGTAGTGGCGGGTGACACCTACCTTACAGCACTCGAGTCACAGTGCTATTGGTATGAGCGCGAGGTAGGAGAGGCCTTCTACCGCAAGGGTGACTACATCTCTGCCTTACAGAACCTTCTCATGTTCGAGCGGCACCACGAGCAGAACCACTGCGAGCTCAGCGACTTCCACAACTACGTCTTTCGGCGCAACACAATGCGCCCCTGGTTTGACGTGTTGGACTGCGACGACAACATGGGTCGAAACAAATTCTTCTTGAAGTTTTGCCCCGCCATTGTGCGCACTTACATGCGCATCCACGAGAACGGTGAGGAAGCCGTGCGGGCGGCGCACGTACCGCGGCCAGAGCTGAAGTTTGATGAGGTTGCCGCAGGCGAGGTGAAGCGGGTaaagcagctgcacgcggACTACTACATGAGTGACGTGGACCTCTCAGAGCCTCTCGTCAAGGCGAGTCGCTACATGGGCCACCTCCTGGACCACCGCAACGCCGAAGCCAGTACGCACACGCTCGCCATCGAGCTGTACACGGCGGCTGACAAGCCTCTCCTTGTCGCTCGTGCGCTTCTCGCGCTTCACCGACAGCAGTACAACAAGGCGAGGGATCTTGTCATGGCCTTCAAGACCGGGATGTacaccaccacaacaatGGACCCTCGCGTTCGGGCTATTGTGGATGAGATCCTTACCATTGTATCGGTGTAG
- a CDS encoding adenylate kinase, putative (TriTrypDB/GeneDB-style sysID: LpmP.35.1370), giving the protein MPLFVILFGAPGSGKGTVSNLLVKHYGFVHLSAGSVLREEVRKKSPLGLKCAAIMTEGNLIPDELIVDLVCNRLREPAVQAHGILLDGFPRTLRQAEELSTRGFKFDMLLFLDVSPEILLDRCLSRRLDPVTGRIYNLKSDPPPSDIVGRLLIRPDDTKEKHKRRMQIYNNQKAALMAHYSDIITEIDADPEIKVVFETLQERINKQLRGTTTQARTAKL; this is encoded by the coding sequence ATGCCACTGTTTGTCATTCTGTTTGGCGCCCCTGGCAGTGGGAAGGGAACGGTGAGCAATCTGCTCGTGAAGCACTACGGCTTTGTACACCTGAGTGCTGGTAGTGTGCTGCGCGAAGAGGTGCGAAAAAAGTCTCCGCTAGGACTGAAGTGTGCGGCCATTATGACCGAAGGGAACCTAATTCCGGATGAGCTCATTGTGGACCTCGTGTGCAACCGACTGAGAGAGCCGGCTGTGCAGGCGCACGGCATTCTGCTTGACGGCTTTCCACGAACCCTGCGGCAGGCGGAGGAGCTTAGCACGCGCGGCTTCAAGTTCGAcatgctgctcttccttgACGTGTCGCCGGAGATCCTGCTCGACCGATGCCTTTCGCGGCGCCTTGACCCGGTGACGGGGCGCATTTACAACCTCAAGAGCGACCCGCCGCCGTCGGACATTGTGGGCCGTCTTCTGATCCGCCCGGACgacacaaaggagaagcacaagcGTCGCATGCAGATCTACAACAATCAAAAGGCAGCTCTCATGGCCCACTACTCGGACATTATTACTGAGATTGATGCAGACCCGGAAATCAAGGTAGTCTTCGAGACGCTACAAGAAAGGATCAACAAGCAGTTGCGGGGCACCACTACACAGGCTCGTACTGCGAAGCTCTAA
- a CDS encoding hypothetical protein (TriTrypDB/GeneDB-style sysID: LpmP.35.1320), producing MFILLCCADLAGDKVNLEITLDAFPATVQRLEADIVRIFNREVEQLSALQNSTSVAEPFQVMSIFIYDDVLLRWTKLKSVAQLHEYDQLYVFQPQTQWHVDVQKDLPPPRPPVRSRASSLIETSAAFTSLHGKPSASSTWPSSGANAQVSAAAAVDTPHPPVSARSPLRAQLEEHRREEERLAHRLSTVRSERERLEREAQREEEDERRRRAVETDRLLKRKEEEIWSQRSALARAEAEFRQFLAEKQRLMGHSPTL from the coding sequence ATGTTCATTCTATTGTGTTGTGCAGATTTGGCGGGCGATAAGGTGAATCTCGAAATCACCCTAGACGCCTTTCCGGCAACGGTTCAGCGCCTGGAGGCTGACATTGTTCGCATTTTTAATCGCGAAGTGGAGCAATTGTCTGCACTGCAGAATAGCACAAGTGTGGCGGAACCCTTTCAAGTAATGAGTATCTTCATCTACgatgatgtgctgctgcgctggacAAAGCTCAAATCAGTGGCACAGCTTCACGAGTACGACCAGTTGTATGTCTTCCAGCCACAAACACAATGGCACGTCGACGTGCAGAAAGacttgccaccgccacgaccaCCAGTGCGCAGTCGAGCATCCTCCCTCATCGAGACCTCAGCGGCGTTTACCTCGCTGCACGGCAAACCCAGTGCGTCGTCTACGTGGCCAAGTAGCGGTGCGAACGCGCAAgtttctgcagctgcagctgtcgaCACTCCACACCCACCTGTTTCGGCACGCTCACCGTTGCGAGCACAGTTAGAGGAGCATcgccgcgaggaggagcgactgGCGCACCGTTTGTCGACCGTTCGGAGTGAGCGGGAGCGTCTAGAGCGTGAGGCGCagcgggaggaggaagatGAACGTCGCCGGCGCGCTGTTGAAACGGATCGCTTGCTGAAGcgcaaggaagaagagatCTGGTCTCAGCGGAGCGCATTAGCGAGAGCGGAGGCGGAGTTCCGACAGTTTCTGGCGGAAAAGCAGCGATTGATGGGCCATTCCCCAACACTTTGA
- a CDS encoding heat shock protein, putative (TriTrypDB/GeneDB-style sysID: LpmP.35.1340) produces the protein MWRTRRPRTSAASATFQVSSRQVMCCRAVLRTRASFVSGAASTHGCVPLVAVRRWCVTTRQRGSAPSGAPSTDGEAVVRAAKWNSSNFEERLGFSAGETITEERLKRHYYLLAKHYHPDTAAGSAGSSGAAHSSEASAGSAGAFQNIKEAYDVINGTLRRGGRWGGNTSGGSSAAEFARGFEYSDGARRRAQMRLLGDAVLLFMFTTVAFIIIVSGHNKSRMQSRYLWHLVGIFFIIQLFPRLLAAAILFAVHSLYLLERATLQEQAAISLIVERTERACSVKLDGLSAEAQPHVVVQVTTTAESNAAAVEAVSSTLTFDKGITAFTLPVPVDSSSVYYIKAVDEARKIVLVDRALSAGMQAPA, from the coding sequence ATgtggagaacgaggaggccCAGAACGAGCGCCGCATCTGCAACATTCCAAGTCTCTTCTCGACAGGTGATGTGTTGCCGTGCTGTCTTACGCACCCGCGCGTCCTTCGTATCTGGCGCCGCTTCCACGCATGGCTGTGTGCCGCTCGTAGCAGTGCGTCGGTGGTGCGTGACAACACGACAACGCGGCTCCGCCCCATCCGGTGCACCGTCCACAGATGGAGAGGCGGTCGTTCGTGCTGCGAAGTGGAACTCGTCAAACTTCGAGGAGCGACTGGGTTTCTCTGCTGGGGAGACTATCACGGAGGAGCGTCTGAAGCGCCACTACTACCTTCTCGCAAAGCACTACCACCCCGATACGGCTGCGGGaagcgccggcagcagcggcgcagcgcacagtAGCGAGGCAAGCGCTGGCAGTGCGGGGGCTTTCCAGAACATAAAAGAAGCCTATGATGTCATCAACGGGACGCTGAGGCGAGGCGGTCGGTGGGGCGGAAATACCTCAGGAGGCTCTTCTGCGGCAGAATTCGCCAGGGGCTTTGAGTACTCGGATGGAGCACGACGTCGCGCTCAGATGCGACTCCTTGGCGACGCGGTCCTGCTCTTTATGTTCACGACAGTGGCTTTTATTATAATTGTAAGCGGTCACAACAAGTCACGGATGCAGTCTCGCTACCTTTGGCACCTGGTTGGGATCTTCTTTATAATTCAGCTCTTCCCAAGACTGTTGGCCGCGGCCATCCTCTTCGCTGTGCATTCGTTGTATCTGCTTGAGAgggcgacgctgcaggagcaagCTGCTATCTCGCTCATCGTGGAGAGGACTGAGAGAGCCTGCTCTGTGAAGCTGGACGGTCTCAGTGCCGAGGCGCAGCCTCACGTTGTCGTCCAAGTAACCACGACAGCAGAGAgcaatgcagcagctgtagaAGCGGTGTCCTCGACTCTCACCTTCGACAAGGGCATCACAGCATTCACGCTCCCTGTGCCTGTGGATTCGAGCTCCGTCTACTACATCAAAGCAGTGGATGAGGCGCGCAAGATAGTGCTGGTGGATCGGGCGCTCTCGGCCGGAATGCAGGCCCCGGCCTAG